One window from the genome of Pseudonocardia hierapolitana encodes:
- a CDS encoding NAD(P)H-binding protein, which produces MTDQLTLVIGGNGKTGRRLVQRLTAQDRPVRIGSRSGGVPFDWEDPATWEPALENVDAAYVSYYPDLAAPGAPAAIGAFAETALKAGTRRLVLLSGRGEEEAQASEQALAASGADWTVLRCSWFNQNFSESYLLDSIVAGHLHLPAGDVTEPFVDADDIADAAAAVLSQDGHIGQVYELTGPRLLSFADAVAAISAATGRSIGYTQIPVEDFAAALAAEGLPGNEVELVSYLFTSVLDGRNEHLCDGVQQVLGRPARDFADYARDTATTGIWH; this is translated from the coding sequence ATGACCGACCAGCTCACCCTCGTCATCGGCGGCAACGGCAAGACCGGCAGGCGCCTCGTCCAGCGGCTCACCGCGCAGGACCGGCCCGTCCGCATCGGCTCGCGGTCCGGCGGGGTCCCGTTCGACTGGGAGGACCCCGCGACTTGGGAGCCCGCCCTCGAGAACGTGGACGCCGCCTACGTGTCCTACTACCCCGACCTGGCCGCGCCCGGGGCACCCGCGGCGATCGGCGCGTTCGCCGAGACCGCGCTGAAGGCCGGCACACGGCGTCTGGTGCTGCTGTCGGGGCGCGGCGAGGAGGAGGCCCAGGCCAGCGAACAGGCGCTGGCCGCATCGGGTGCGGACTGGACGGTGCTGCGGTGCAGCTGGTTCAACCAGAACTTCAGCGAGAGCTACCTGCTCGACTCCATCGTGGCCGGCCACCTGCACCTGCCTGCCGGCGACGTCACGGAGCCCTTCGTGGACGCCGACGACATCGCCGACGCCGCCGCAGCGGTGCTCAGCCAGGACGGGCACATCGGCCAGGTCTACGAGCTGACCGGTCCCCGCCTGCTCAGCTTCGCCGACGCCGTCGCCGCCATCTCCGCCGCCACCGGCCGCTCCATCGGCTACACGCAGATCCCGGTGGAGGACTTCGCCGCGGCCCTGGCCGCCGAGGGGCTGCCCGGGAACGAGGTCGAGCTGGTGAGCTACCTGTTCACCTCGGTGCTCGACGGCCGCAACGAGCACCTCTGCGACGGCGTCCAGCAGGTGCTGGGACGGCCCGCCCGCGACTTCGCGGACTACGCCCGCGACACCGCCACCACCGGCATCTGGCACTGA
- a CDS encoding LysR family transcriptional regulator has protein sequence MVERRDLEIFLMLAEELHFGRTAERLHVSTARVSQTIRKLERRIGAALFERTSRRVATTPIGRRLEEDLRPAYQQILDGIDRAIAAGRGIDGELRVGFVGTAVGQFLHQVAAAFQDLHAACHVQVLEARYSDFLDLLRADEADLVLVPVKVAEPDIATSPVLFDEPTVLAVSARHPFARQESVSLEDLARDKVLRPRALPDYMDESLVPRRTPGGRPIERGPEFGTVQEMLSLIGAGRGMFPVPAHAARFDIRPDIAYVPIRDGLRRERRFIWRTTAETHRIRAFTQVARDVVARSPNPLQN, from the coding sequence ATGGTGGAGCGGCGCGACCTCGAGATCTTCCTGATGCTGGCCGAGGAGCTGCACTTCGGCCGCACCGCCGAACGCCTCCACGTGTCCACGGCCCGGGTCAGCCAGACGATCAGGAAGCTGGAGCGGCGGATCGGTGCGGCGCTGTTCGAGCGGACCAGCCGGCGGGTTGCCACGACCCCGATCGGACGCCGCCTGGAGGAGGATCTGCGGCCCGCCTACCAGCAGATCCTGGACGGCATCGACCGGGCGATCGCCGCCGGGCGCGGCATCGACGGCGAGCTGCGGGTCGGCTTCGTCGGCACCGCCGTCGGGCAGTTCCTGCACCAGGTGGCGGCCGCGTTCCAGGATCTGCACGCCGCCTGCCACGTCCAGGTCCTCGAAGCCCGCTACAGCGACTTCCTCGACCTACTCCGCGCCGACGAGGCCGATCTCGTCCTCGTCCCGGTCAAGGTCGCCGAACCCGACATCGCCACGAGCCCGGTCCTCTTCGACGAACCCACGGTGCTCGCCGTCTCGGCCCGCCATCCCTTCGCCCGGCAGGAGTCGGTGTCGCTGGAGGACCTGGCCCGCGACAAGGTGCTGCGGCCGCGCGCGTTGCCCGACTACATGGACGAGAGCCTCGTACCCCGGCGAACACCGGGCGGCAGGCCGATCGAGCGGGGCCCCGAGTTCGGCACCGTCCAGGAGATGCTCTCCCTCATCGGCGCCGGTCGGGGGATGTTCCCGGTCCCCGCGCACGCGGCCCGTTTCGACATCAGGCCGGACATCGCCTACGTCCCCATCCGGGACGGGCTGCGCAGGGAGCGCCGGTTCATCTGGCGGACCACGGCGGAGACGCACCGGATCCGGGCCTTCACCCAGGTCGCCCGCGACGTGGTCGCACGCTCCCCGAACCCGCTCCAGAACTGA
- a CDS encoding dienelactone hydrolase family protein, which translates to MAEVLFFHHVQGLTPGVVAFADRLRAAGHAVHSPDLYGGRVFPTIEEGLAFTDGPGAPDLAGLAAAAAADLPAELVYAGISAGAVLAQRLAQTRAGAAGAVLMESCLPVSGEWAIGPWPEGVPVQIHGMVDDGYFAGEGDIDAARELVEAAGPTAELFLYPGDEHLFEDSSLASYDAAATELLTARIVDFLGRVPGA; encoded by the coding sequence ATGGCGGAGGTCCTGTTCTTCCACCACGTCCAGGGCCTCACGCCCGGCGTGGTCGCGTTCGCCGACCGGCTCCGCGCCGCCGGGCACGCGGTCCACTCCCCGGACCTGTACGGGGGCCGCGTCTTCCCGACGATCGAGGAGGGTCTGGCGTTCACCGACGGCCCGGGGGCCCCGGATCTCGCGGGCCTGGCCGCCGCCGCGGCCGCCGACCTCCCGGCCGAGCTGGTCTACGCGGGCATCTCCGCAGGCGCCGTGCTGGCGCAGCGGCTCGCACAGACCCGGGCCGGGGCCGCGGGGGCGGTCCTCATGGAGTCCTGCCTGCCCGTCAGCGGCGAGTGGGCGATCGGTCCGTGGCCGGAGGGCGTCCCGGTTCAGATCCACGGCATGGTCGACGACGGGTACTTCGCGGGCGAGGGTGACATCGACGCCGCCCGCGAGCTCGTCGAGGCGGCCGGACCGACCGCAGAGCTGTTCCTCTACCCGGGGGACGAGCACCTGTTCGAGGACAGCTCGCTGGCCTCGTACGACGCCGCTGCCACCGAGCTGCTGACCGCGCGGATCGTGGACTTCCTCGGCCGGGTCCCGGGCGCCTGA
- a CDS encoding aldehyde dehydrogenase family protein has product MTTSSYDVISPVDEKVLTTVEFCGREEVDEHVARAQRAFGPWRDVAPGERARLLRRFAEAVDADIENLARLEVRNSGHTIGNARWEAGNVRDVLAYYSAAPERLTGRQIPVPGGVDITFQEPLGVVAVIVPWNFPMPVAAWGFAPALAAGNTVVLKPAEYTPLTALRLQELALEAGLPEDVLQVVPGTGGEAGEHLVTHPLVRKVVFTGSTAVGKRIMRHCADQVKSLTLELGGKNANIVFADADLERAAATAPGAAFDNAGQDCCSRSRVLVQRSVLDRFMELLEPAVKGYAVGDPADESTAMGPLISADHRSKVASYVDDTASVAFRGTAPDGPGYWFPPTVLAPVTQDARQWREEIFGPVIAVMPFEDEAEAVALANDTEYGLSGSLWTRDIGRALRVSRAWESGNLSVNSHSSVRYWTPFGGFKQSGLGRELGPDAVSAFTETKNVFISTE; this is encoded by the coding sequence ATGACCACGAGCAGCTACGACGTCATCAGCCCGGTCGACGAGAAGGTGCTGACGACCGTCGAGTTCTGCGGCCGCGAGGAGGTGGACGAGCACGTCGCGCGTGCCCAGCGCGCGTTCGGGCCGTGGCGCGACGTGGCGCCGGGCGAGCGGGCCCGGCTCCTGCGCCGCTTCGCCGAGGCCGTGGACGCCGACATCGAGAACCTCGCCCGGCTGGAGGTGCGCAACTCCGGCCACACCATCGGCAACGCCCGCTGGGAGGCGGGCAACGTCCGCGACGTGCTCGCGTACTACTCGGCCGCACCCGAACGGCTGACCGGCCGGCAGATCCCCGTGCCCGGTGGCGTGGACATCACCTTCCAGGAACCGCTCGGCGTCGTCGCCGTGATCGTGCCGTGGAACTTCCCGATGCCGGTCGCCGCCTGGGGCTTCGCGCCCGCGCTCGCGGCGGGCAACACGGTCGTGCTCAAGCCCGCCGAGTACACCCCGCTCACGGCGCTGCGCCTGCAGGAGCTGGCCCTCGAGGCGGGGCTGCCCGAGGACGTTCTGCAGGTCGTGCCCGGCACGGGCGGGGAGGCGGGCGAGCACCTGGTGACCCACCCGCTGGTCCGCAAGGTCGTCTTCACCGGCTCGACCGCGGTCGGCAAGCGGATCATGCGCCACTGTGCGGACCAGGTGAAGTCGCTGACGCTCGAGCTCGGCGGGAAGAACGCGAACATCGTCTTCGCCGACGCGGACCTCGAGCGCGCCGCCGCCACGGCGCCGGGCGCGGCCTTCGACAACGCGGGACAGGACTGCTGCTCCCGGTCGCGCGTCCTCGTGCAGCGCAGTGTCCTCGACCGGTTCATGGAACTGCTCGAACCCGCCGTCAAGGGCTACGCCGTGGGTGACCCGGCCGACGAGTCGACCGCGATGGGACCCCTGATCTCCGCGGACCACCGGAGCAAGGTCGCCTCGTACGTCGACGACACCGCTTCCGTCGCGTTCCGCGGCACCGCCCCTGACGGGCCCGGCTACTGGTTCCCGCCCACCGTGCTCGCCCCCGTCACGCAGGACGCGCGGCAGTGGCGGGAGGAGATCTTCGGACCGGTCATCGCCGTGATGCCCTTCGAGGACGAGGCGGAAGCCGTGGCGCTCGCGAACGACACGGAGTACGGGTTGTCGGGCTCGCTGTGGACCCGCGACATCGGCCGGGCGCTGCGCGTCTCCCGGGCGTGGGAGAGCGGCAACCTCTCGGTCAACTCGCACTCGTCGGTGCGGTACTGGACGCCGTTCGGCGGGTTCAAGCAGTCGGGGCTGGGGCGCGAGCTCGGCCCCGACGCGGTCAGCGCCTTCACCGAGACGAAGAACGTCTTCATCTCCACGGAGTGA
- a CDS encoding DUF4870 domain-containing protein: MSSPYEPYEPYQRDSDTTPIGRPLPASSRIGAILAHLSAPIAALLSAGSLSLLGPLIVWVAQKNDPFARRAAAGAFNFNLSFWLLYLVSWLLIFTVVGALIGIPLIIVLFVVSAWCHIKGAVRAADDRAYDYPFQIRVLS, translated from the coding sequence ATGTCGTCGCCCTACGAGCCCTACGAGCCCTACCAGCGCGATTCCGACACCACGCCGATCGGGCGGCCCCTGCCGGCGAGCAGCCGGATCGGGGCCATCCTCGCCCACCTGTCGGCGCCGATCGCGGCGCTGCTGAGCGCGGGCTCGCTCAGCCTGCTCGGGCCACTGATCGTGTGGGTGGCCCAGAAGAACGACCCGTTCGCCCGCCGCGCAGCCGCGGGCGCGTTCAACTTCAACCTGAGCTTCTGGCTGCTCTACCTGGTCAGCTGGCTGCTGATCTTCACCGTCGTCGGCGCGCTCATCGGCATCCCGCTGATCATCGTGCTGTTCGTGGTGTCGGCCTGGTGCCACATCAAGGGGGCCGTCCGCGCGGCCGACGACCGCGCGTACGACTACCCCTTCCAGATCCGCGTGCTGTCCTGA